In Tubulanus polymorphus chromosome 2, tnTubPoly1.2, whole genome shotgun sequence, a single window of DNA contains:
- the LOC141900511 gene encoding uncharacterized protein LOC141900511: MNLCEGNRIIYKQGYLKKAPKAGKFAASFKKWDKRWFVFGTMTGSVFLEYYETEAGPGKAPPINTIWLGTCQFVTVNVMEQKYDNTFTIGMMDRVLNLVAPTLGEMHAWIECLQSNLTKLGILHGKDNLYDEHPKRSQCFTKQQSIDKQQCGARAGDKPGLEVHLPTTDDFTAMKSMEKSKFQFDETENVGGQNVDGGQGEVERGREGVEGDQEGIEGGIGVLEYEPDDEGGKRPLQVMVEFDIDESGKKIPIRDPRSPLPPTPLDLHPRTPLPLNPLEFTTPSIGNHTQLRSPLSAPPSGNMMNENLIDFDEYESPFTPPSERAPAIPPPAAPPGGDIEGDTYGAVWHRTNGNSTTQSDPHQLRRNNSRPIKLINNPPPVPANRRTRGSVDSPRSPDPFFPLPGYRKPSLGSPRSPDPLSLPSNSLPAYRKPSLGSPRSPDPFQSDLENPGYDTYKLVPSSGLPVDPSCDPLPAASTFDPEAMKNVMATAIGANKNLTHDAILEFAKSKSNEMTSDNRGSSSSAGMQRQNSRGALTEKMGSMTLKEREVYQLKQEISHPGGVRVSLRKKDCHHTLALIEILDAVWIAGWNQKARPFLHSAFHIGDQIVSVNGFQVTRSKDIPRVLDSSRDDVKVEFIVKRTPHAKVFAIKRSAEGEHLGFKREGGTAEIGFVNLAGLAAKHGLSAKAQTIDGSDLCNWVITEINNRPLNLFFKDNEIEYRLNAVGRDISLMVQPKDFIKLLKKQLKQLKGYKDFIVQ, encoded by the exons ATGAATTTATGTGAAGGTAATCGGATTATTTATAAACAAGGCTACTTGAAAAAAGCGCCGAAAGCTGGAAAATTTGCAGCATCTTTTAAA aaATGGGATAAAAGATGGTTTGTATTTGGAACGATGACCGGAAGCGTATTTCTGGAATATTACGAGACCGAAGCGGGACCGGGTAAAGCGCCACCTATAAACACCATCTGGCTGGGAACGTGTCAGTTTGTAACGGTGAATGTAATGGAACAGAAGTATGATAATACATTCACCATAGGAATGATGGATCGTGTTCTCAATCTTGTCGCTCCCACTCT AGGTGAGATGCACGCGTGGATCGAATGTCTTCAATCAAACCTCACTAAACTAGGAATCTTACAT GGTAAAGATAATCTATATGATGAACACCCGAAACGAAGTCAATGTTTCACCAAACAACAGTCAATAGATAAACAGCAGTGTGGGGCCAGGGCGGGGGATAAACCAGGATTAGAGGTTCATCTACCGACTACAGATGATTTTACTGCAATGAAATCAATGGAGAAAAGTAAATTTCAGTTCGATGAGACTGAAAATGTAGGAGGTCAGAACGTTGATGGAGGTCAGGGCGAGGTAGAGAGAGGTCGTGAAGGCGTTGAGGGAGATcaggagggcattgagggaggtaTAGGTGTATTAGAATATGAACCGGATGATGAAGGAGGTAAGAGACCTCTCCAAGTAATGGTTGAATTCGATATTGATGAGTCTGGGAAAAAAATACCAATAAGAGATCCTCGCTCCCCCTTACCCCCAACTCCCCTCGACCTACACCCTCGCACACCATTGCCTTTGAACCCCCTAGAATTTACAACACCCTCTATTGGCAATCACACACAACTCAGATCACCACTATCAGCGCCGCCTAGTGGCAATATGATGAATGAGAATCTgatagattttgatgaatatgaGAGTCCTTTCACTCCTCCGTCTGAGAGAGCACCTGCTATACCCCCGCCAGCAGCTCCACCTGGTGGTGATATCGAGGGCGACACGTACGGAGCGGTGTGGCACCGGACAAACGGTAATTCAACCACTCAATCAGATCCTCACCAGTTACGCAGAAACAACTCTCGTCCGATCAAACTGATCAACAATCCACCTCCGGTACCGGCCAACAGACGAACACGTGGTTCCGTTGATTCACCTAGGTCGCCTGACCCATTCTTCCCATTACCCGGCTACAGAAAACCATCGCTCGGGTCGCCTAGGTCACCTGACCCGCTATCATTACCTAGCAACTCGTTACCTGCTTATAGAAAACCGTCGCTTGGTTCCCCGAGGTCACCTGACCCGTTCCAGTCAGATTTAGAAAACCCCGGATACGACACTTATAAATTAGTACCGTCCTCCGGGTTACCGGTAGATCCGAGCTGCGATCCACTTCCTGCGGCTAGTACATTCGATCCGGAAGCGATGAAAAACGTCATGGCGACGGCGATAGGAGCCAATAAGAATCTTACGCACGACGCGATTCTAGAGTTCGCTAAATCTAAATCAAATGAGATGACGTCGGACAATAGGGGGAGTAGTAGTAGCGCCGGGATGCAGAGGCAGAATTCGAGAGGGGCGCTTACCGAGAAAATGGGCTCAATGACGTTAAAAGAGAGAGAGGTTTATCAgttaaaacaagaaatatcACATCCAGGTGGCGTGAGAGTATCATTACGTAAAAAAGACTGTCATCATACATTAGCattgattgaaatattagATGCGGTCTG GATTGCCGGTTGGAATCAGAAAGCTCGTCCGTTCCTCCACAGTGCGTTCCACATCGGCGATCAGATCGTCTCCGTCAATGGTTTTCAGGTAACGCGTTCTAAAGATATTCCGCGAGTTTTGGACTCGTCGCGGGACGACGTTAAAGTGGAATTCATCGTTAAACGAACTCCGCACGCTAAAGTATTCGCTATTAAACGCTCGGCCGAAGGAGAACATCTAGGATTCAAACGAGAAGGTGGAACTGCCGAG ATTGGATTTGTTAATCTGGCTGGATTAGCGGCTAAACACGGATTATCTGCTAAAGCTCAGACTATTGATGGGAGTGATTTGTGTAATTGGGTGATCACTGAAATCAATAATCGacctttgaatttattcttcAAAGATAATGAG ATAGAATATCGATTGAATGCTGTAGGACGTGATATATCACTAATGGTTCAACCAAAAGACTTTATAAAATTACTCAAAAAACAACTCAAACAATTGAAAGGCTACAAAGATTTTATTGtacaataa